From a single Lolium rigidum isolate FL_2022 chromosome 7, APGP_CSIRO_Lrig_0.1, whole genome shotgun sequence genomic region:
- the LOC124672482 gene encoding flocculation protein FLO11-like, producing MDRMPRSLVVVLILLVSTAPIVRPTPHSDNLQDACNKTLFPKVCIQSLTTNPETRTADARRLAELSVYVAKEVGTTVAAFAHHELSGVKEDILFKCLDSCSDDIEETVAHLSALTRELTDAKFLEVKSWLSATLGGTSTCEESCKDAPISDIKNAVVTKSLEFEKLLRVTLDLITEASGSMSADVAVPPTAWDASAPGGSYGATAPESSFGATAPESSEGASAPGAEEPSTDSAPAPSTEAPSADVPSSSAPSAEAPESGEAGAPSPSPSTAAGAPEADSTA from the coding sequence ATGGACCGCATGCCTCGCTCCCTAGTCGTCGTGCTCATCCTCCTCGTCTCCACCGCCCCCATCGTCCGGCCAACCCCCCACAGCGACAACCTCCAGGACGCGTGCAACAAGACTCTGTTCCCCAAGGTATGCATCCAGTCACTGACGACTAACCCGGAGACCCGGACGGCAGACGCGCGCCGGCTGGCGGAGCTGTCCGTGTAcgtggccaaggaggtgggcaccACGGTGGCCGCGTTCGCCCACCACGAGCTCAGCGGCGTGAAGGAGGACATCTTGTTCAAGTGCCTGGACAGCTGCTCCGACGACATCGAAGAGACGGTAGCGCACCTGAGCGCGCTCACCCGGGAGCTCACCGACGCCAAGTTCCTCGAGGTCAAGTCGTGGCTTTCGGCCACGCTGGGAGGAACGTCCACATGCGAGGAGAGTTGCAAGGACGCGCCCATCAGCGACATCAAGAACGCCGTCGTCACCAAGAGCCTCGAGTTCGAGAAGCTTCTCCGCGTAACGCTCGACCTCATCACCGAGGCCTCTGGGTCCATGTCCGCCGACGTCGCTGTGCCACCTACGGCCTGGGACGCCAGCGCTCCCGGAGGATCCTACGGCGCCACCGCACCAGAGTCTTCCTTCGGCGCCACTGCACCAGAGTCGTCCGAGGGCGCCAGCGCTCCAGGCGCCGAAGAACCATCCACTGACAGTGCGCCTGCGCCATCGACGGAGGCACCGTCCGCCGACGTACCATCATCATCCGCACCTAGCGCTGAGGCGCCAGAATCCGGGGAAGCTGGCGCACCGTCCCCGTCCCCGTCCACGGCTGCCGGTGCTCCTGAGGCCGACTCAACGGCATGA